The genomic stretch ATGCAGTGTTGAAGTATTGCAGTCTGAAAACCAATCCATTCGCAGGATCAATCAAGACCCTGTCAATCAACTAATTTCAGTACAGCTTGACAAAATCTTTCAATAACAGTGCTAATCAGATGACGCCATACTGTTACTAGTAGAAGCTCTGAAACGGCGATAGTAGTTCAACAATAAGGTCACCAGTTCTCTTGTAATCCTGACTTCTGACTCTGAATTCGACCAGATTTGAAGAAACCCAGTAATAAATGTAACAACTGAAGTATAGTCGTTAGCAGTATTTCAGCAGGTTGCAGAACGAGCGACATAGTATATATGCAGCGAATGGAAGAGTAAATAACTGTGGAAGTTGCATCATCTGCTGAATTGAATTGAAACCCCAAGAACCCTAGACCAATTCGCATCGCCCCCTTGTTAGtctgaaaaaagaaaacctaaggtaCCTGGCCGGTTTATTCTTTAATTCTTATATATGCCGTGTGTTTAGGCTCTCAGCTGCAAAAACGTTACACTGACGGCAACAAATGAATACCAATTGACCACTACAATTTCGTGCACATGTGAAAGCATGCAGGGTGCGCCGTCACTACAATTTCTTCCTAGCTCAAGTCATTACAACACGAACGGCACCAGCGCTTTGATCCTCGCCGGGAACTCGTCGAACTTGGACTCGTACCACCTCCTGGTGGCGCAGCTCCGGCCGGCGAGGTATGCCGCCGTCCCCGTGGCCACGGCGAGCGCGTACACCGTCTGCGCGATCATGGCGAACCCGAAGAACCCGAGGATCTCGAAGAGGTAGTGCGGGCAGGTGACGAGCTCGAACAGGCCGCCCCGGGGTATCTTGTACCccttgtcgccgccgccaccgccgccgtcggctcGCAGCCTCGAGAGGAGGTAGTGGTGATAGAAGTtgccggcgaggccgacggcgaAGACGGCCACGCCCGGGTAGAGCAGATCGACTGGCGGGTCTGGGAGGCCCCGGCTGAGGTGCTGCGCGTATATCATGGTGGCCGTGCTCAGCAGGTAGCTGGTGCTGATGGTCACCGCCGTATCCACCGGCATGCTCCCGCTGTACCGGTGCACGAACAGCACCTGAGAGAGATCGAACAAGAAACAGACACGTACGATGTTCAGTCGCTATgcattttttctaattttgttgaAACTTGAAAACCAGGGCATGCAGATCTTGTCGATTGGTTACCTCGAGAACGCGTTTGAGGAAgtgggcggcgagcgcggcggcgaggacctgCGCACGCgcgccgtcgacggcgccgggcacggcgaaggacgccgcggcggcggcgagcgcgggggCGTAGGCGACCAGCATCCCGTCCCGGCTACTCAGGACCGCACCGCCGCCCCGCTGCTTGGTGTttcctccggcgccggcggccacgaCGTGCCAGAACTTGGAGTATGCCATGTGTTTGCCGCGGAGCTCGGCGAGGCCCGCGTTGGCCATTGACATGAGCGACACCGCCGACATCGCCGCCACGTAcaccgacgccggcggcgggtacAGGAACGGCGGCCACATCTCGATCGACGGCGGATCTGAGCGGCGGCTTCCGGCGTTGCTGCTCGccacggggacggcggcgcggggcgtgtGAGGACGGGCGTGCTTTGGGCCTTGCGTTTCGCGTGTTGCATTGGTAGTTTTGGGGCGAGGTGCTCGCGGCGTGTAGGTAAGCTACTGTGCGAACGTGtccgcgcggccgccgctcgTCGGAGAAGGAGAGCAGGGACAGGGAGAGCCACAGCCACATCCGCAGGTGGATGCGCGCGGGCGAGGACGTGGCGACGTCGCGGCCTCCGGAGGGCGTTTCACGGGCGGACCACGGCGGTAACGCAAatgctgtgagcctgtgaccaCCGAGGCACCCAATGTAGGCTCAGCTGATTAGGTTTAACAATGAACGGTCTTTGGTTACTTCGTCAAATCTTAGGTTCCATTTGGGAGGATTTCTTTCAAAACAACTTCATCGAAGCTGGTGAAGCTAAAAATAGTAACTTCACCTGcttttagtttattttagctTCAGcttacaaaacggcttcacgctaTGTTACCTTATTTTGCACAAAACAGGTGAAGCTGGAGCTAATACAAGACCTACGAAACGGGATCTTATTATTTTTCCATGTTTTAAGAAAATGTATGTACATAAGCCAGATTCACCGTGCACGTGCAGAATTCATTTGTCAACAATGCTATGCCTGTCTATTTACAAGAACTGTGTTACTGTGTGCGCTAATTGGTTTACACATACACGTGGTGCCAAAAATAGCCTCGTTTGGAACACGGGAATTCCTATAAGAACCGAAGAGTGCGTTCCGAAACTCCCGAACACACACGTAGCCAAAACTTGCAAGTCATCTGTCGTTCATCACAACGGGGGAACTCCACGGCTTTCTCGCAGTCGCAACAGGCCAGTCCGGTCTCTCCGTTTACAGGCACTTGGTTGTGCGATGGAGACCGGCCGATCTGGATCCCGTGGTCGCCGCCTTTGGATCACAATACTGAATGGCGATCAACTGACACCATCATTGTCATTGTAAAAAGATGGAATGACCAAGTAAAACAAGTGGTGATTTGGAATGATGCCATTCTAAATGCTAATGAAGCCAACTAATGCGCATTATCACTGCTGCAGGAGGGCTGCAGATTGATCATATTTGCTTTATCTTCTTGCACTTACAACCTGAACTTCTTTGAGATTTAAGTCTCTAATATCTTTCAGTGCAACTAATAAAGCCAACTAATGTGCATCATCTGATcttcaaaattttctttttagaaaaaattagCATAGTTTTACATGTTTACTACTGTAAACATGACAATATCCCCAGGCATGACAAGCACCAACGTAATCTCACAACAACAGGAAATCGTACTTTGCAGCGCCGAGAACCGCGGCCTCTCCTCCGCCACGACGACGGCTctctcgtccgccgccgccacttgcAGGCTCAGCCGCCGTGCCAACTCCCGCGCCAGCACCACCTGCGCACGCTCCGCCAGCAGCGCCACCACCTTCCtccgcatcgccgccgcgctTTCCTTCTCCAGCATCGCTACCCTCCCGTACAGGCTGGGTCCCCGGCGACATGACAGCGCTCTCCTCCCCCGGTGCTGCCGGTGCCACAGCTTTCGTCGTGGCCACACACGGCACGCACTGCATGTCGGCGGTGTACTCGGACTCCCTCTCGACGGTCGGCGGCGCCAGCGGGGGCTCCTTGGCCACCGGTCTATTCATCTCCTCCGCGTCTCCACCATGGCTCTCCCCATCCTAGCCCGCCTCTGCCTCGAGGTATTCGACGGAACgatcgtcctcatcctcggaaTTTTTGGCATCCACTTTGTCATCGGGCTCGACGCCGTGTGCGCGGAGCAGCGCGGCGTACGACGCGGCGAGCTTGGAGACGGCCGCGAGCCAGTCCTGCAGCTTGCGGTCCCGCTCGGCGCGGCCCTTGGTGAGGCCTCGGAGCTCGCGCGCCTCCATCATGGTCACGGCCTTCTTCCGCTGCAGCTACGCGATCATCAACATCGTCTCGCTCACCGTGGTCTCCGCGGCGCCTCGCTCCGTGTCCAGCTCCACCCGCAGCGCCGCTGCAGCGCGCTCCGCGGCCTCCTTCTCTACCCGCAGCTGCCACACCGCCTCCTCTAGCTCCTCTGCTCTCCGGCCACACAATGCCTCTGGTGGTACTCCAGCCCTACTCAGATTTTGCCATGCTCTCTCTGTACTTAAATACCTCAAAAAATTCCACCGAGCCCCATATtcaagatgacgtactcgacgtgaagtagtaaagaagcagaaggagcttgagggacacctctccagGGAGCTGAGAGCTATGCAATTGTCGGAGGCTAGCGTAGGCAAACCTCTGCCGGTGTGATCACCCTGCAAGGAAGATCACGCTGTAGTTCTGGAGTtagaagtcatcaagatcaaggtaggatcccgtgGTGATCtcgtgatgtacaatcattcatggtgaagtaatagatgtatTCATGTTCTTAGCCATCTAgatatctcctttgatggttttatactTTATCAAGTTTGCTTgtttttcaatctatgaatcgatgatagattgcttagggtgttcttgtCATCGTgttgaccagatttgcatgcctgatctaccgataAGTATGACACGTTCTCTTGATCGTGCCCTTAACCTGCTCgcgctgatagaggtgatcatgataggatctttcttgtgtaaggtggggggtttcgggATCCAGATCGGATgcgtagatttaaagatgctttttactaagatcatatctgtgttgTTTTACTATCCATGCTCAAAATTAAAACATATGCATaatctaggttgctctagattggttacctttgctctatttGTTATCTGTctatacatgcttagtagacTGGATCTGAATCTatcataaacaccaagttaatactagcAATggtagttgaaatagatcttgtgctataagtttcacggattgataaaccttaggtgGAATACTCTGTGGGAAGAGGTACACCTtatccgtacgcttgcggttcacagaTTAGCATGCTAACAACCGTCAACAGGCCTAAACACAGCAACGGAGCTCCAGCTTTGACGTGCCTCACCGCCGACGCTACGCCGCTTCCACCGCTATCCTTTCTAGCCGCTGCTGCTCTTCCACTGCCCCACTGCATTCGATGCTGCCGTTGTGTGGGGCATTTTGATAAGCATCAGCGCGAGGAGAGGAAGGAGCCGGAGGAGCCGCTTCGTGGGTGCTTTGCATGTGGAGCTATTTCTTGTTATGCTGTTTAGCAGGGCTCCTGCACAAACCAGTGCCGGATCTGTTtgaggagccctgccaaacttgCTAGAAGTATGCCATGCATCACCATGATCGCCACCCATTGAGCCAACAGAAGTATGCCATGCATCACCATGATCGCCACCCATTGAGCCAACAGTTTCAAAGTGCTCCTCTACTCTTGACCTACCCCCATCAAGCGGATATCTACTTCCCCTCCGCGGCCTCTCCCCTTTTCTTGTCTTGGCAAGCAGCTATCTCTTAGACTTGAACCATTCCTTAGCTATTGCACAAAGGCACTCATAATTGTTACTCGCTCCGTTACATAACTTAAGACATTTTAGTTTTTCACGAATCAATTTTTTGTAATAATTTTAGCTAAGTCTATAGAAAATAATATAATTAACACCtaaaataccaaataaatacaaTATGATGCATGGTGGATTTActaaaactaattttatttATATAGTGGTGTATTTTTTCCTATAAATTTAAATTGGTTGAAGTTACATAAATTTGATTTGGGATAAAAGTAAAACGTCTGTCATTTTAGAAGATAGCAGCACGTAGCACGTGGCTACTAGATCAATTATCATCATTCAGATCTCGCAGTCAACTGTTTATTATTTGTCAGCTAGTTTTGGTGGCATGGACTGCGTGGTTTGACAACGCCACTTGCTGATTTAGCTTTTGCTTCTGCGCTACTGCTAGGCTCGTGGGAACGTTGAATCGATGATAACGATGCCCCAACAACACTGCACTGGTCCACTAAGCACGATCAGTGAGTGTCTTGGATCGGATCTCGCCACTCTACCGACACAATGATTCTTAAGCTCATCCTCTGAAAACGtggaaagagaaggaaaaagaaagttAGAACGATAAGAATCAACAACTGTGCCTTGAGAACTGCCAAGAAGGTGCTCGATCAGACCGGCCAACTTCGATGTCAAGAAAGTTCGAGTTCAACGACCATGGTCATCTGAAGGAAACAATGAGCAAATCGCAGGCGGAACTTTGTTTGGAAGCAAAGATGAacaagaagcaatcaaaaaatcAGCCCGTCCTAATCCAGAAATCAAATCAGCCACCGGAATTCCTCAACCAAGAAGCAGCAGGTCCATGGTCCATCCATGCCGTGCCACCTACGCACGCCATTAGTGATCCAGCTAGAAGCAGCTATCCGTGGTAGGAAGGGAACCTACTCCGCGTCCATGTGCGCGACGACGAACCGCCGGACGAGGCGGACGAGCTCGTCGGCGGGCCGCGTCCATGGGTCGTCGGCCTCCGAGAACCCGtgcccgaccccggcgagctccgcGTACTCCACCTCCTTGCCCCACTCCTCCTTCATCCGCCGCGCGTACTGCGCGTGCCGGTCCCGGAGCACGTCGCGCTCCGCCGCGACCACGAGCACTGGAGccatcgccgccacctccagcggcggcgcctccgGCCCGGCCAGGTTGATCGCCGGGTGGTCCCTGGTCGCCCCGGGCGGCAGGAAGAGGCGCGCGTACCGGTCGACCATGTCGGCGGTGAGGAGGGACGAGtttgcggcgggcggcggggccgcctCGGCGCGCGTCCGGGCCTCGCCGGCCATGGCCGGCGTCAGGAGGACGGTCCCGCGGATCCGGACCGGCGGGCCGAGGCCGGTCTTGCCGAACTCGGTGGCGACGTGGTGCGCGATGTTGCCGCCGGCCGAGGCGCCGGCGACGAAGACGCGCGCGAAGTCGGCGTCGTCGGCGAACCAGGGGTCGTGGGCGGCGTGCGCGCGGAGCCACGCCATGGCCTCGGCGCCGTCCTCCTGCGCGGTggggaggcggtgctcgggcGCGAGGCGGTAGTCGAAGGAGAGCACGACGGCGGGGAGCtccgcggcgaggcggaggcacCACGCGTGCGGGCCCGGCCAGCGCCCGGACCCCAGGCAGAAgaacccgccgccggcgccgccgccgtggaagtaGGCGACGATGGGGATCTGCGCGTCGTTGGCCGCGCCGAGGTGGCGCGGGCGGTAGAGGCGCGCGTTCAGGTCGTGCTCCCGCTGCCACGTCACGTCCTTCCACTCCACGCcgctg from Setaria italica strain Yugu1 chromosome II, Setaria_italica_v2.0, whole genome shotgun sequence encodes the following:
- the LOC101779125 gene encoding very-long-chain enoyl-CoA reductase, yielding MWPPFLYPPPASVYVAAMSAVSLMSMANAGLAELRGKHMAYSKFWHVVAAGAGGNTKQRGGGAVLSSRDGMLVAYAPALAAAAASFAVPGAVDGARAQVLAAALAAHFLKRVLEVLFVHRYSGSMPVDTAVTISTSYLLSTATMIYAQHLSRGLPDPPVDLLYPGVAVFAVGLAGNFYHHYLLSRLRADGGGGGGDKGYKIPRGGLFELVTCPHYLFEILGFFGFAMIAQTVYALAVATGTAAYLAGRSCATRRWYESKFDEFPARIKALVPFVL
- the LOC101779529 gene encoding probable carboxylesterase 15, with protein sequence MSPPPSSEPHVVEDIRGLVQLMSDGTVRRSADPASYPVVDADPDGGGGSGSDGDDDSGVEWKDVTWQREHDLNARLYRPRHLGAANDAQIPIVAYFHGGGAGGGFFCLGSGRWPGPHAWCLRLAAELPAVVLSFDYRLAPEHRLPTAQEDGAEAMAWLRAHAAHDPWFADDADFARVFVAGASAGGNIAHHVATEFGKTGLGPPVRIRGTVLLTPAMAGEARTRAEAAPPPAANSSLLTADMVDRYARLFLPPGATRDHPAINLAGPEAPPLEVAAMAPVLVVAAERDVLRDRHAQYARRMKEEWGKEVEYAELAGVGHGFSEADDPWTRPADELVRLVRRFVVAHMDAE